Proteins encoded in a region of the Oncorhynchus gorbuscha isolate QuinsamMale2020 ecotype Even-year linkage group LG16, OgorEven_v1.0, whole genome shotgun sequence genome:
- the LOC123998575 gene encoding transcription factor Sox-10-like, with translation MSGEEQSLSELEMSPGVSDDGHSLSPGHSSSAAGGGDSPLSGPQPQLPGIGDDALSDVAGGISIKSDEDDDRFPIGIREAVSQVLNGYDWTLVPMPVRVNSSSKSKPHVKRPMNAFMVWAQAARRKLADQYPHLHNAELSKTLGKLWRLLNESDKKPFIEEAERLRKQHKKDYPEYKYQPRRRKNGKPGSGSEADGHSEGEVSHSQSHYKSLHLDVAAHVRGAGSPLADGHHPHTAGQSHSPPTPPTTPKTELQSGKSGDGKREGGGAGSSRGGMGVGTEGGSGSGSGKPHIDFGNVDIGEISHEVMANMEPFDVNEFDQYLPPNGHPGIGQSVGSAAAAGSSASPYAYGISSALAVASGHSAAWLSKQHQQHHASPLGSDPSKAQIKSEASSGGHFSEASSGGSHVTYTPLSLPHYSSAFPSLASRAQFAEYADHQASGSYYAHSSQASGLYSAFSYMGPTQRPLYTAITDPSSMPQSHSPTHWEQPVYTTLSRP, from the exons ATGTCGGGAGAGGAGCAGAGTTTATCTGAGTTAGAAATGAGTCCGGGAGTCTCGGACGACGGTCACTCCTTGTCACCGGGTCACTCCTCCAGTGCAGCAGGCGGAGGAGACTCCCCCCTATCCGGTCCGCAGCCCCAGCTGCCAGGGATCGGCGACGACGCCCTATCCGATGTAGCTGGCGGGATTTCCATCAAGTCCGATGAAGACGACGATCGCTTTCCTATTGGTATCCGCGAGGCAGTGAGCCAGGTGCTGAACGGCTACGACTGGACTCTCGTGCCAATGCCTGTGCGTGTAAACTCCAGCAGCAAAAGCAAGCCGCACGTGAAAAGGCCTATGAACGCCTTCATGGTGTGGGCACAGGCCGCACGGAGAAAACTGGCAGACCAGTATCCCCACCTCCACAACGCGGAGCTCAGCAAAACCCTCGGGAAACTATGGAG GCTCTTGAATGAGAGTGATAAGAAGCCTTTCATCGAGGAGGCGGAGAGGCTGAGGAAGCAGCACAAGAAGGACTACCCGGAGTACAAGTACCAGCCACGCCGCCGAAAGAATGGCAAACCCGGCTCCGGCTCTGAAGCTGACGGCCACTCTGAGGGTGAAGTCAGCCACAGCCAATCGCACTACAAGAGCCTCCACCTGGACGTGGCTGCCCACGTTAGGGGGGCAGGGTCTCCTCTGGCTGATGGACACCACCCACATACTGCAG GCCAGAGCCACAGCCCTCCtacaccacccaccacccccaAGACGGAGCTCCAGTCTGGGAAGTCGGGCGATGGGAAGCGGGAGGGCGGTGGAGCAGGGAGCTCCCGTGGGGGAATGGGGGTAGGAACAGAGGGTGGCTCTGGATCAGGGTCAGGCAAACCACACATTGATTTCGGAAACGTGGACATCGGTGAGATCAGCCACGAGGTGATGGCCAACATGGAGCCCTTTGATGTGAACGAGTTTGACCAGTACCTGCCCCCCAATGGGCACCCGGGGATCGGACAGAGTGTTGGGTCTGCGGCAGCAGCAGGGTCCTCTGCATCTCCCTATGCCTACGGTATCTCCTCTGCCCTGGCCGTGGCCAGTGGACACTCTGCAGCGTGGCTATCCAAGCAGCACCAGCAGCATCATGCCTCACCTCTGGGCTCCGACCCCTCCAAGGCCCAGATTAAGAGTGAGGCCAGCTCGGGGGGTCACTTTTCTGAAGCATCCTCAGGGGGTTCCCATGTCACCTACACTCCCCTCAGCCTGCCCCACTACAGCTCTGCTTTCCCCTCGCTGGCCTCCAGGGCCCAGTTTGCAGAGTATGCTGACCACCAGGCCTCGGGATCCTACTACGCCCACTCCAGCCAGGCCTCAGGGCTGTACTCTGCCTTCTCCTACATGGGGCCCACACAGAGGCCCCTGTACACAGCCATCACTGACCCGTCCAGCATGCCACAGTCACACAGCCCCACGCACTGGGAGCAGCCGGTCTACACCACCCTGTCGCGGCCCTGA
- the LOC123998578 gene encoding DNA-directed RNA polymerases I, II, and III subunit RPABC2 isoform X2: MSDNEGDFDDGDFDDAEEDEGLDDLENVEDDQENVKILPAGEGSQANQKRITTQYMTKYERARVLGTRALQIAMCAPVMVELEGETDPLQIAMKELKCRKIPIIIRRYLPDGSYEDWGCDELIITD; the protein is encoded by the exons ATGTCCGATAACGAAGGAGA TTTTGATGATGGAGACTTTGATGACGCTGAAGAGGATGAGGGATTGGATGACCTGGAAAACGTTGAAGAT GATCAAGAGAATGTGAAGATCCTGCCTGCAGGGGAGGGGTCGCAGGCTAACCAGAAGAGGATCACAACCCAATACATGACCAAATATGAAAGGGCCAGGGTGCTGGGGACACGTGCCCTCCAGATAGC GATGTGTGCCCCAGTCATGgtggagctggagggagagacagaccctCTGCAAATTGCCATGAAAGAGCTGAA GTGCAGGAAGATCCCCATCATCATCCGGCGGTACCTTCCTGATGGCAGTTATGAGGATTGGGGCTGTGACGAGCTCATCATCACAGACTGA
- the LOC123998578 gene encoding DNA-directed RNA polymerases I, II, and III subunit RPABC2 isoform X1: MSDNEGDFDDGDFDDAEEDEGLDDLENVEDEDQENVKILPAGEGSQANQKRITTQYMTKYERARVLGTRALQIAMCAPVMVELEGETDPLQIAMKELKCRKIPIIIRRYLPDGSYEDWGCDELIITD, encoded by the exons ATGTCCGATAACGAAGGAGA TTTTGATGATGGAGACTTTGATGACGCTGAAGAGGATGAGGGATTGGATGACCTGGAAAACGTTGAAGAT GAGGATCAAGAGAATGTGAAGATCCTGCCTGCAGGGGAGGGGTCGCAGGCTAACCAGAAGAGGATCACAACCCAATACATGACCAAATATGAAAGGGCCAGGGTGCTGGGGACACGTGCCCTCCAGATAGC GATGTGTGCCCCAGTCATGgtggagctggagggagagacagaccctCTGCAAATTGCCATGAAAGAGCTGAA GTGCAGGAAGATCCCCATCATCATCCGGCGGTACCTTCCTGATGGCAGTTATGAGGATTGGGGCTGTGACGAGCTCATCATCACAGACTGA
- the LOC123999052 gene encoding MICAL-like protein 1: MVSIEVPDRLSVITYLSHYHHCFNKKSHAGPASLKTPYVAECSSHSQTQPDSLGGLQPAKSRTEEPSNSGRPCSVCASCMKHVHLVQRHLTEGKLYHRSCFRRSVCSSTLLPGSYKEESEVGSLVCTHHLTASQNAHPDYSKQTGSLENLPKLDEQEVTLSQGGFTDNPDLSDFIRKTDSGETVISGRGETETEGGERKTRHDTLKKSCPPCPPKPTVEEGTLEEAGTRPIQTTETVTVTPDSDSASASPGRPVPAPRRVLDSTPPRPAPRTRPPKAMDSPLVSGYTVDNKTLPNPSRRFGQPSGPCKPKDPPWLELVLPGPWPKLPPARPLVCPSPHAQALYPPSEAVGTEREPPPNPFGEFEDEEADDDYTGEENTMSGAEDQAQPSMVTSQTWCGTSQLAEAAGSHCHAHLEDTSREVDKSSIAGADDAVNFPEIANAPNVESLAEAGCSLPVSNLVCKENPFNRKVSPSEFPKSKPAPGHGLPLIKRKVQTDNYVPVEELQVELGDYNMDRMELRGVEMERSLRDCQNDQEEEDMLVDWFTLRNEKHMLVRRDAELVYMAKQRNLEERQADVEYELRCLLNKPECEWSKDDRYRDQQLMEELVTIIEQRNHIINSLDQDRQREEEEDALFSIIKKKDLKKESGKDLKTLRAKFKPMKMLKILSHKD, translated from the exons ATGGTGTCCATAGAGGTGCCAGACCGGCTAAGTGTCATCACTTACCTCTCCCATTACCACCACTGCTTCAACAAGAAGTCTCATG CCGGTCCAGCCAGTTTGAAGACGCCATATGTTGCAGAGTGCTCCAGTCACTCCCAGACACAACCTGACTCTCTTGGAGGTTTGCAGCCCGCCAAG TCAAGGACAGAGGAGCCATCCAACAGTGGCAGGCCATGCAGCGTTTGTGCCTCCTGCATGAAGCACGTCCACCTGGTGCAGAGACATCTCACCGAGGGGAAACTCTACCACCGCAGCTGCTTCAG ACGCAGTGTGTGCAGCAGCACTCTCTTACCAGGGTCTTACAAAGAGGAGAGTGAAGTTGGCTCCTTGGTCTGCACCCACCACTTGACAGCCAGTCAAAATGCCCACCCCGACTACAGTAAACAAACTGGATCATTAGAGAATCTGCCCAAATTAGATGAGCAGGAGGTGACACTATCTCAAGGTGGATTTACAGACAACCCTGATCTCTCTGATTTTATTAGAAAAACAGACTCAGGTGAGACAGTTATTtctggaagaggagagacagagacggagggaggtgagagaaagacaagGCATGACACACTTAAGAAGTCATGTCCACCCTGTCCTCCAAAGCCCACTGTAGAAGAGGGAACGCTTGAAGAAGCAGGGACACGGCCCATTCAGACAACAGAAACTGTCACTGTAACACCAGACAGCGATTCGGCTTCTGCAAGCCCTGGACGGCCAGTTCCTGCACCTAGACGGGTGTTAGACTCTACCCCTCCTCGTCCTGCACCCAGAACCCGTCCACCTAAAGCCATGGACAGCCCCCTTGTTTCTG GTTACACAGTTGATAATAAAACGTTACCCAATCCTTCTCGGAG GTTTGGCCAACCCAGTGGGCCCTGTAAACCCAAAGACCCACCGTGGCTGGAGCTTGTCCTGCCAGGGCCCTGGCCAAAGCTTCCCCCTGCCCGCCCCCTAGTATGCCCAAGCCCCCACGCTCAGGCTCTATACCCTCCCTCAGAGGCAGTTGGTACAGAGCGAGAACCCCCTCCCAACCCCTTTGGGGAGTTTGAGGATGAGGAGGCTGATGATGATTACACTGGGGAAGAGAACACAATGAGTGGTGCTGAAGACCAAGCACAGCCCTCAATGGTAACAAGCCAGACATGGTGTGGTACCAGTCAGTTAGCTGAAGCAGCCGGCTCACATTGCCACGCTCATTTAGAGGACACATCCAGAGAAGTTGACAAGTCTAGTATTGCTGGAGCGGATGACGCAGTAAATTTCCCTGAAATTGCTAATGCACCAAATGTAGAAAGTTTAGCTGAAGCAGGATGCTCACTTCCTGTATCTAATTTA GTATGTAAGGAGAACCCTTTCAATCGTAAAGTCTCCCCCTCTGAGTTCCCCAAATCCAAGCCTGCCCCTGGACATGGCCTCCCCCTCATCAAGAGGAAG GTGCAGACAGACAACTATGTCCCAGTGGAGGAGCTGCAGGTGGAGCTGGGGGA ttacaacatGGACAGGATGGAGctgagaggggtggagatggagagaagcttGAGAGACTGCCAGAATG AccaggaagaggaggacatgttGGTGGACTGGTTCACTCTAAGAAATGAGAAACACATGCTTGTGCGCAGGGACGCAGAACTAGTATACAT GGCCAAGCAACGGAATttagaggagagacaggcagacgtGGAATATGAACTGAGATGTCTCCTCAACAAACCAG AATGTGAGTGGAGTAAGGATGACCGTTATAGGGACCAGCAGTTGATGGAGGAGCTTGTCACCATCATTGAACAGAGgaaccacatcatcaacagctTGGATCAGGACAGGCAAAG ggaagaagaagaagatgctCTGTTTTCCATAATCAAGAAGAAAG ATTTAAAAAAAGAGTCTGGGAAAGACCTGAAGACGTTAAGAGCAAAGTTCAAGCCCATGAAGATGCTGAAGATCCTGAGTCATAAAGACTAA
- the LOC123999232 gene encoding ADP-ribosylation factor-binding protein GGA1-like, with protein sequence MAASPDTDSLEARINKATNPLNRDTDWDSIQAFCDQLNNDLEGPQLATRLLAHKIQSPQEWEAMQALVVLETCMKSCGERFHSEVGKFRFLNELIKVVSPKYLGSRAPEPVKKKVLELIYSWTLGLPDEAKIADAYEMLKKQGIVKQDPVLPADKLLLLPPPRPKNAIFEDEEKSKTLTRLLNSTHPEDLKAANKLIQQMVQEDQKRAEKLSKRVNAIQDVNESVGLLTQLLEDYDRTTNPQSNAELIQDLYHRCEKMRPTLFRLASDTEDNDEALAEILQANDSLTQVINLYRQQVKGEVVNGNNSANTQRLTGGSVALLDLSGLDTSSPSPEFSTPTDSLNAPSQEMGISLLDDELMSLGLSEGTPHTPNPASQPEDSTTWDSFQSSDSVDIPDIPAAPSVLLSPDPLPYTQPLSTGATSGSSALDELDLLGKKLLQQSLPPEGLQVKWDKPPFKPTLRDLQNKSGSNPSPIPAFSPEHQVALLGDRLLDTSPVHTVIPPIEMTLTDVFVPLESIKPSSLLPVTVFDSHSLRVLFHFARDSLPSLADVLVVIISMLSSAPVPVSNILFQPSVPDTMRVKLQPPSGTELPAFNPILPPAAITQILLLANPHKEKVQLQYKLTFTLGEEDHDERGVVAQFPPSDTWGNL encoded by the exons ATGGCGGCGTCGCCTGACACGGACAGTTTGGAGGCACGTATCA ACAAGGCCACAAACCcactgaacagagacacagattGGGACAGCATCCAGGCCTTCTGTGACCAGCTCAACAATGATTTGGAGGG ACCCCAGCTGGCCACCAGGCTACTGGCTCACAAGATCCAATCCCCTCAGGAGTGGGAGGCCATGCAGGCACTCGTG GTGCTGGAGACGTGCATGAAGAGCTGTGGGGAAAGGTTCCACAGTGAGGTGGGCAAGTTTCGCTTCCTCAACGAGCTCATCAAAGTGGTCTCTCCAAAG TACCTCGGCAGCCGGGCTCCAGAGCCAGTGAAGAAGAAGGTGTTGGAGCTCATCTATAGTTGGACACTGGGGCTGCCTGACGAGGCAAAGATCGCTGATGCCTACGAGATGCTTAAAAAACAGG gcaTTGTCAAACAGGACCCAGTTCTTCCAGCTGACAAACTCCTCCTGCTTCCACCTCCCAGACCAAAAAATGCCATATTTGAGGATGAGGAGaagtcaaag ACACTGACTCGCCTGTTGAACAGCACTCACCCTGAGGACCTGAAAGCAGCCAACAAACTGATCCAGCAAATGGTGCAGGAG gacCAGAAGCGGGCGGAGAAGTTGTCCAAGCGTGTGAACGCCATCCAGGATGTGAATGAGAGTGTCGGCCTACTGACTCAGCTGCTGGAGGACTATGACCGGACCACCAACCCACAGAGCAATGCAGAGCTCATCCAG GACTTGTACCATCGCTGTGAGAAGATGAGACCCACATTGTTCAGACTGGCCAGTGATACAGAGGACAATGATGAGGCTCTGG CGGAGATCCTCCAGGCCAATGACAGCCTGACTCAGGTCATCAACCTGTACAGGCAGCAGGTGAAGGGAGAGGTGGTGAACGGGAACAACTCAGCTAATACACAAAGGCTCACAG GAGGTAGTGTGGCGCTACTTGATCTATCGGGATTGGATACGTCATCTCCATCACCAGAATTCTCCACTCCAACAGACAGCCTAAATGCTCCCTCCCAGGAGATGGGCATCAGTCTCCTTGATGATGAGCTAATGTCACTGG GTTTGAGTGAGGGGACCCCCCACACTCCCAACCCGGCCTCTCAGCCTGAGGACTCTACCACCTGGGACTCTTTCCAG TCTTCCGACAGTGTGGATATTCCTGATATCCCAGCTGCGCCTAGTGTACTACTGAGTCCAGATCCGCTCCCCTACACCCAGCCTCTTTCTACTGGAGCCACGTCTGGAAGCTCAGCCTTAGATGAGTTGGATCTGCTGGGGAAGAAGCTGCTACAGCAATCCCTACCTCCAGAGGGCCTGCAGGTCAAATG GGACAAGCCTCCGTTCAAACCTACTCTACGAGATCTCCAGAACAAATCTGGAAGTAATCCAAGTCCTATCCCGGCCTTCTCCCCTGAGCACCAGGTGGCTCTCCTCGGTGATAGGTTGTTGGACACCTCTCCGGTTCACACAGTCATTCCCCCTATAGAAATGACCCTGACAGATGTTTTTGTGCCACTTGAGTCCATTAAGCCCA GCAGCCTGTTGCCTGTGACGGTGTTTGATAGCCACAGTTTGCGGGTGCTCTTCCACTTTGCACGTGACTCTCTGCCCTCTCTTGCTGATGTGCTGGTGGTGATCATCTCCATGCTCTCCTCCGCCCCGGTTCCAGTCAGCAACATCCTCTTTCAGCCCTCTGTCCCTGAC ACAATGAGAGTGAAGTTACAGCCCCCATCAGGAACAGAGCTTCCAGCCTTCAACCCAATCCTCCCACCTGCTGCCATCACACAGATCCTGCTGCTGGCCAACCCTCACAAG GAGAAGGTGCAGTTGCAATACAAGCTAACCTTCACGCTAGGAGAGGAAGACCATGATGAAAGAGGAGTTGTAGCACAGTTTCCACCTTCAGACACATGGGGCAATCTTTAA